In Synechococcus sp. A18-25c, a single window of DNA contains:
- a CDS encoding TIGR04283 family arsenosugar biosynthesis glycosyltransferase: MTRNQPPLSVIVLCLNEAARLPLLLADLQQSSFPLEILISDGGSIDASPQIAELAGGRVVSVHPPGRGRQLALAADEARGDWLLFLHADSRLAPNWQDSVIHLLPSEDAQGSGWYFDLCIEPSTWARRLLEQLVHLRSRWLQRPYGDQGLLIHRSLYERCGGFKELPLMEDLDLVERLSAITRLRRIGLPLTTDGRRWDGDGVLRRSWSNAMLRRSWKRGEPAEQLARRYGVDQLAYQKPQR, from the coding sequence ATGACGAGGAATCAGCCTCCACTGAGCGTGATCGTGCTCTGTCTCAATGAGGCAGCGCGATTGCCGCTCTTGCTGGCAGACCTGCAGCAGAGTTCGTTCCCACTCGAAATTCTGATTAGTGATGGTGGCAGCATCGATGCCAGCCCACAGATCGCGGAGCTGGCCGGAGGGCGCGTCGTCAGCGTGCATCCCCCTGGCCGGGGACGTCAACTGGCGCTCGCGGCCGACGAAGCCCGAGGGGATTGGCTGCTGTTCCTCCATGCCGACAGTCGGCTAGCACCCAACTGGCAAGACTCAGTCATCCATCTGCTGCCGTCAGAGGATGCTCAAGGCTCCGGTTGGTATTTCGATCTGTGCATCGAGCCGAGCACATGGGCACGTCGGTTGCTGGAGCAGCTCGTGCACCTGCGCAGCCGCTGGCTGCAACGCCCCTACGGCGATCAGGGATTGCTGATTCACCGCAGCCTGTATGAACGCTGCGGTGGTTTCAAGGAGCTGCCGCTCATGGAAGATCTCGATTTGGTGGAGCGCTTGAGCGCCATCACACGCTTGCGCCGAATTGGCCTGCCGCTGACCACCGATGGGCGGCGCTGGGATGGGGATGGTGTGCTTCGGCGCAGTTGGAGCAACGCCATGCTGCGCCGGAGCTGGAAGCGAGGGGAGCCAGCAGAGCAACTGGCGCGTCGCTACGGCGTTGATCAGTTGGCGTACCAGAAGCCGCAGCGGTGA
- a CDS encoding trypsin-like peptidase domain-containing protein — MAPATQRFLQRIPLLLGIGLIGTSLSGCGTSWRERVGLDKPQSTDPLPEVSDGPRSAPLQPGKNVIVQAVDRVGPAVVRIDTIKRVVNPLGKLFGGRPPVQQQAGQGSGFITRSDGLIFTNAHVVEGADQVSVTLPDGRSFRGNVLGGDPLTDVAVVRVVADKLPVAPLGNSSDLKPGEWAIAIGNPLGLNNTVTAGIISAVDRTNAVGEGQRVPYIQTDAAVNPGNSGGPLINDAGQVIGINTAIRQAPGAGLSFAIPINLAKRIAQQIISTGQASHPFIGVRLQGLTPQLAKEINATSDFCQVPELNGALVIEVVNNSPASRGGIKACDLIRIVNGTEVQDPSQVQLAVDRGRVGQPMPIVVERDGETVELTVTPEELPRQQ, encoded by the coding sequence ATGGCTCCCGCCACCCAGCGCTTTCTGCAGAGGATTCCACTGCTTCTGGGAATCGGCCTCATCGGCACAAGCCTGAGCGGCTGCGGAACCTCCTGGCGCGAACGGGTCGGGCTGGACAAGCCTCAGTCCACTGACCCTCTGCCGGAAGTCAGTGATGGACCGCGTTCAGCACCGTTGCAACCCGGCAAGAACGTGATCGTTCAGGCCGTGGATCGGGTCGGCCCCGCTGTGGTTCGGATCGACACCATTAAGCGTGTGGTCAACCCGCTGGGCAAGCTGTTTGGAGGACGTCCGCCAGTCCAGCAACAAGCCGGCCAAGGGTCGGGGTTCATCACCCGCTCCGACGGATTGATCTTCACCAATGCTCACGTAGTGGAAGGGGCCGATCAGGTTTCCGTGACACTCCCGGATGGCCGTAGCTTCCGCGGAAACGTGCTGGGTGGTGATCCGCTGACCGATGTGGCCGTGGTTCGCGTGGTGGCCGACAAGCTGCCGGTTGCTCCGCTCGGAAATTCCAGCGATCTCAAACCCGGAGAGTGGGCCATTGCCATCGGCAATCCACTCGGCCTGAACAACACCGTGACGGCGGGGATCATCAGCGCCGTGGACCGCACCAATGCCGTTGGAGAAGGTCAACGTGTTCCTTACATTCAGACCGATGCGGCCGTGAATCCCGGCAACAGCGGCGGTCCATTGATCAATGATGCCGGTCAGGTGATTGGCATCAACACTGCAATCCGTCAGGCGCCGGGAGCCGGCCTCAGCTTTGCGATCCCGATCAATCTGGCCAAACGCATCGCCCAGCAGATCATCAGCACAGGCCAGGCGTCCCACCCCTTCATCGGCGTTCGCCTCCAGGGTCTCACTCCCCAGCTTGCCAAGGAGATCAACGCCACCAGCGACTTCTGCCAGGTCCCCGAACTGAACGGTGCGCTCGTGATCGAGGTGGTCAACAACAGCCCAGCCTCCCGTGGAGGAATCAAAGCCTGCGATCTGATTCGCATTGTCAACGGCACCGAGGTTCAGGACCCCTCCCAGGTCCAGCTGGCGGTCGACCGCGGACGCGTCGGACAACCGATGCCGATCGTGGTCGAACGAGACGGCGAGACGGTGGAGCTCACAGTGACACCTGAAGAGCTTCCACGTCAGCAGTAA
- a CDS encoding TIGR04282 family arsenosugar biosynthesis glycosyltransferase — protein sequence MTQPVLVVMTRWPASGRCKRRLAQTLGASPAARIQSRLIAHTLTVAQNVAAQHRLHLHVAVSGAGPRARQRWLASLPQARVIGQGHGGLGNRMRREVLRAKTVHPGSPVILIGTDLPDLEERDLAQAIEALKQAPVVLGPSQDGGYWLLGLDGSGPGAPRWPFHSMPWGTDRVCHVTRERARRHGVEPAELVARNDIDQLNDLTAWLQ from the coding sequence ATGACCCAGCCGGTGCTGGTGGTGATGACCCGCTGGCCTGCCAGCGGTCGCTGCAAACGGCGGCTGGCGCAAACCCTGGGCGCATCACCAGCTGCACGCATTCAGTCACGGCTGATTGCTCACACTCTGACCGTTGCGCAGAACGTGGCCGCGCAGCATCGGCTCCATCTCCACGTTGCTGTCAGCGGAGCGGGCCCCCGAGCACGCCAACGTTGGCTGGCATCGTTGCCCCAGGCCAGGGTGATCGGCCAAGGACACGGAGGCCTCGGAAATCGCATGCGTAGGGAGGTGCTCAGGGCCAAGACTGTGCACCCCGGCTCACCCGTGATCCTGATCGGGACGGATCTGCCCGATCTAGAAGAACGGGATCTCGCGCAAGCCATCGAAGCGCTGAAACAAGCACCTGTGGTGCTGGGCCCGTCTCAAGATGGGGGCTACTGGCTGCTCGGCCTGGATGGCTCAGGCCCTGGTGCACCCCGCTGGCCCTTCCACTCCATGCCATGGGGGACCGACCGGGTGTGTCATGTCACCCGCGAACGCGCTCGGCGTCACGGCGTGGAGCCGGCAGAGCTCGTTGCACGCAATGACATCGACCAGCTGAACGACTTAACAGCTTGGCTGCAATGA